The Acidianus infernus genome window below encodes:
- the cbiT gene encoding precorrin-6Y C5,15-methyltransferase (decarboxylating) subunit CbiT has product MLGIPDEMFIRNEKIPMTKEEIRVLALSKAKLFHGAKFVDIGSGTGSVTVEAGLYVGSKGKVYAIEKDPNAVELTRKNVEKFDLHNVTIIQGESPDVLKEIREEVDAIFVGGSERLEDSLVASNEILKKKGRIVIDAILLETAVKAMEVLNSMNYNPQIIEVIIAKGMKTSKGYAMLSRNPIFIVYGEKP; this is encoded by the coding sequence ATGTTAGGAATTCCGGATGAAATGTTTATAAGAAATGAAAAAATTCCTATGACTAAGGAGGAAATTAGGGTATTAGCTTTATCGAAAGCTAAGCTTTTCCACGGTGCAAAATTTGTAGACATTGGCAGCGGAACAGGGAGTGTTACAGTTGAGGCAGGATTATATGTTGGAAGCAAAGGTAAAGTTTACGCCATAGAGAAAGATCCTAACGCTGTAGAATTAACTAGGAAAAATGTAGAAAAATTTGATTTACATAATGTGACTATTATACAAGGAGAATCTCCTGATGTATTAAAAGAAATAAGGGAAGAAGTTGATGCAATATTTGTGGGCGGATCTGAGAGACTTGAGGACAGTCTGGTTGCTTCTAATGAAATTCTGAAGAAGAAAGGTAGAATAGTCATTGATGCAATACTTCTAGAGACTGCAGTCAAAGCCATGGAGGTTCTTAATTCAATGAATTATAATCCTCAGATAATTGAAGTAATTATTGCTAAAGGAATGAAAACGTCGAAGGGATATGCAATGTTGTCTAGAAATCCTATTTTCATTGTTTACGGTGAGAAGCCTTGA
- a CDS encoding cobalt-factor II C(20)-methyltransferase, protein MIYVIGLGPGDPELITVKAQRILSEAEVIFVPYSTGTNRSLALRIVEKFTKGEIVMLGFPMKKDVKDEELKEIAKIICEKSNGRKVSAFVTLGDATLYSTFFRLFNFLNCQKIEIIPGISSITACPSKVKIPLALKNEAIAIIPADRLDLIKLAKGKFETILVMKANENLEEIKELLSPYYNIIYAKRCYMEGEDIHELKGDEDKDYFSTLICKVKENER, encoded by the coding sequence TTGATTTACGTTATAGGTTTAGGCCCAGGAGATCCTGAATTGATTACCGTGAAAGCTCAAAGAATATTATCAGAGGCTGAAGTAATATTCGTTCCTTACTCTACTGGAACCAATAGAAGTTTGGCCTTAAGAATAGTTGAGAAATTTACTAAAGGCGAGATAGTCATGTTAGGTTTTCCAATGAAGAAAGATGTTAAAGATGAAGAGTTGAAAGAAATAGCAAAAATTATTTGCGAAAAATCAAATGGAAGAAAAGTCTCGGCTTTCGTAACTTTAGGAGATGCAACTCTTTATAGTACGTTTTTCAGATTATTTAACTTCCTTAACTGTCAGAAAATTGAAATAATTCCAGGAATAAGTTCTATTACTGCTTGTCCATCAAAAGTTAAAATTCCGCTTGCGTTAAAAAACGAGGCTATAGCTATCATTCCTGCAGATAGATTAGACTTAATTAAGTTAGCAAAAGGAAAATTCGAGACAATACTGGTAATGAAAGCCAATGAGAACCTTGAGGAAATTAAGGAATTACTATCTCCTTATTATAATATAATTTATGCTAAGAGATGTTACATGGAAGGAGAGGATATTCATGAGTTAAAAGGTGACGAAGACAAAGATTATTTCTCAACATTAATATGTAAGGTGAAAGAAAATGAAAGGTAA